Part of the Deltaproteobacteria bacterium genome is shown below.
CCGCAGTACTCCTGCCCGCGGTGCTGTAAAAAATCAAGGCCTTGAAAGATGTCGTGCACGCATTCGGTATTGGAGTATACACCGAGAACGCCGCAGTTATCTTGAGCCGATTTCATAGATAAAATCCTTCCTTTATGATTATGAGGCTCTTGGCTTATGAAGTCAAAATCATGGGCGTTCCAATTGTATGTCAAATCTTGCGCTGTCTCGTTCGTTTGGTCCAGCATAATCTGGTATTTTTCTTAACTCGATCACCTGATATCGGCATGGTAACTTTGCAAGGACCTGACTCTTCCATGTCCTTTACGAAAGGCCGAAATGCCTCTGGCAGCGGCCAGTGCGGCCGCGGATGTTGTGATGTAAGGGACCTTATATTTAATCGCCGCCTTGCGGATGTAGGAGTCGTCATATTTGCTCATTTTACCGCTTGGAGTATTGACAACCAGTTGGATTTCTTTATTTTTAATGGCGTCTACAATATTGGGGCGCCCTTCGTGCATCTTGAGAATGGCTTCTGTCTTGATCCCATGTTCAGCCAGAAATTTGTGTGTCCCATTGGTCGCCTTGATCATGAAGCCCAACTCATCAAACTGTCTGGCGACCTCGATAATAAATTGCTTGTCCATATCAGAGACTGTAATCAGGACGGTCTTCCCATCTGGAAGGGTCTGGTTTGCGGCCTCCTGGGCCTTATAAAATGCCAGGCCAAAGGAGTCGGCAATCCCCAGAACCTCACCGGTGGATCGCATCTCCGGTCCTAGAATCGGGTCCACTTCCGGGAACATATTAAAGGGGAATACCGCTTCTTTGACCCCGAAATAGGAGATTGATTTTGGCTTGAGGTCAAGATCAGCCAGCTTTTTCCCCAGAATGAGCTGCGTGGCCAGATGAGCCATGGAGATGGCGCATATCTTTGAGACAAGCGGTACGGTGCGCGACGCCCGCGGATTGGCTTCCAGGATGTAAACCGTGTCGCTGGCAATGGCGTACTGAATGTTCATCAAACCAACAACATTCATTTCGATAGCGATTTTCCGAGTGTATTCGTGAATAGTGTCCAGGTGCTTGGCTGGAATACTGAGGGGTGGTATGACGCAAGCGGAGTCGCCTGAATGAACGCCTGTACAAAGGCGTCCGAACCGTCGGCAATGGCGTCAGCCTCGGCTTCAATTGCGTTTTCAAGGAACTTGTCAATCAGGATCGGGCGTTCCGGACTGACCTCCACCGCCGCAGCCAAATAAGTCTTAAGCATTCCCTCATCATGAACCACCTCCATGGCGCGGCCGCCCAGGACATAGGAAGGCCTGACCATGAGTGGATACCCAATCCTTGCAGCGATGCTGAGCGCTTCTTCCAGGGTACTGGCCATGCCTGATTCGGGTTGAGGGATTCCCAGGTCACGCATTATCTGACGGAAGCGGTCTCGATCCTCAGCCAGGTCAATGGTTTCCGGCGAGGTGCCCATGACCTTCACCCCCGCCTTGGCCAGTTCACCGGCCAGATTCAACGGGGTTTGACCTCCAAACTGTATGATCACGCCCTCTGGCTTTTCTTTCTCGTATATGCTCAGGACGTCCTCGACGGTGAGCGGTTCAAAGTAAAGTTTATCCGATGTGTCGTAATCTGTGGATACGGTCTCGGGATTGCAGTTCACCATGATGGACTCGAACCCTTCATCCCGAAGGGCAAAGGCGGCGTGAACACAACAGTAATCGAATTCGATCCCCTGCCCAATCCGGTTAGGCCCGCCGCCCAGAATCATAATCTTGCGTTTTTGGCTGGACTTGACTTTATCCGGGGCATTGTAGGTTGAGAAGTAATAGGCTGCGTTTTCCACGCCGCTAACAGGCACGGGCTCCCAGGCCTGAACAAGGCCCAGGGATTTACGGCGCTTTCTGATCTTTGCCTCGGGTATCTGCATAAGCTGGGAAAGATACTGATCGGAAAAGCCGTCTTTCTTGGCCTGCTCAAGCAGAGCGTCAGGGACGCCTTCACCTCTGAGGGCCAATATCTTCTCCTCCAAGTCCACCAGCTCTTTCATCTGCCGGATAAACCAGGGCTTGATATAGGTTTTTTCATAAAGGGTATCAATGCCGGCTCCCTTTCGGAGGGCTTCATACATAATAAACTGCCGCTCACTCGAAGGCTCGGTCAGAAGGTCCAGTAGATCCTCCAGAGGTCTTTCGTGAAAATCCTTGGCAAAACCCAGGCCGTAACGGCCTATTTCCAGAGATCGAATAGATTTCTGAAAAGCCTCCTTGTAAGTTTTTCCAATGCTCATAACCTCACCCACGGCGCGCATCTGTGTGCCCAGTTTATCTTCCGCGCCCTCAAACTTTTCAAAGGCCCAGCGGGCGAACTTCACGACCACGTAATCGCCCCAGGGCGTGTATTTATCCAGGGTGCCTTCACGCCAGTAAGGAATCTCGTCCAGGGTCAATCCTCCGGCCAGCATAGCCGAGATGAGGGCGATGGGGAAGCCGGTGGCCTTGGATGCCAAGGCAGACGATCTGGAGGTTCTGGGGTTGATCTCGATGACCACCACACGTCCGGTTCTAGGATCATAAGCGAACTGGATATTCGTGCCGCCGATGACCCTTATAGCCTCAACGATGTCATAAGAATGTTTCTGAAGCCGCTTTTGAAGCTCAGGATCAATGGTGAGCATGGGCGCGGTGCAATAGGAGTCGCCGGTATGAACACCCATGGCGTCCACATTCTCGATAAAGCAGACCGTAATCATCTGATTTTTTTTGTCGCGAACCACCTCGAGCTCTAACTCCTCCCAGCCTAAAACCGATTCCTCGACCAGGATCTGGCCGACGAGGCTGGCCGCGATGCCTCGGCTGGCAATGGTTCTCAGCTCCTCCACATTGTAAACCATACCGCCGCCGGTGCCGCCAAGCGTGTAAGCCGGGCGTATCACCACCGGGTAATCAAGTTCTTCGGCAATCTTCTCGGCTTCTTCTACACTAAAGGCGGGCTTGCTCCTGGGCATTTCGATGCCAAGCTGGTTCATGGTTTCCTTGAACGCAATTCGGTCTTCTCCGCGTTCAATCGCATCGATTTCGACACCGATGACTTTGACCCCGTATTTATCGAGGACACCGGTGCGGGCCAGTTCCGAGGACAGGTTTAATCCGGACTGGCCGCCAAGATTGGGTAATAAGGCGTCCGGCCTTTCCTGCTCGATAATTTCCACCATGGTCGGCAAGTTAAGTGGCTCAATGTAAGTATAGTCCGCCATGCCCGGATCGGTCATGATCGTAGCTGGATTGGAATTAACCAGGACAATTTTATAACCCAGTTTTCGAAGGGCCTTACAGGCTTGAGTGCCCGAATAATCGAATTCACAGGCCTGGCCAATGACGATGGGCCCGGAACCGATGATCATTACTTTCTTGATGTCTTGACGCCTTGGCATAGAAACTCCTTCAAGCTCGCTGTAAAAAACGAAGTGTGACAGAAGACAACCTGGATTTAACGGTCGGGGGAATAGTAGGTCAGAGCGGGTTTGGTGTCAAGGTGGAAATATCCTGGGTTACAAGGCAGTATAAGTCTGATGGAACTTATTAGAATGAGGATATTTACCCCCTTTGAGTTATTCTGGTTTCCTGGGTCCGGCGGGGACACTCAGGATCCGGGAAGATATGAATCCTCACATTTTTGATGTAAAGCGGGCCCCAGCCACATCTATTCCCAGGCAGAGTCTGGGAAGGAAAAAGCAAGGTTAAAAACTTTTCAATACTTAAGATTTGGCCCTTCGCCTCGACTCTTATCTTGAATACTCTCCCATCAACTCTGTCTGGCCAAGAATGTGTCCCTTCATGGCCTTAAGCAGTTTATCCTTGCTTGCGCCGGAAGCCAGGTCGAGCACTTCATCCAGGGCGTAAAGTTTGAAAAAATAACGATGGGTGCCCGAAGGAGGACAGGGGCCGCCATAGGACTTCCTGCCCCAACTGTTCCGTCCGTGCCTGCTGCCGTCGGGCAGCTCAGCTTTTGGAGGAACATCCTCGGGTAAGGTACGGGTCTTAGCCGTTAGGTTATAGAGCACCCAGTGAACCCAGGTGCCTACTGGCGCATCGGGGTCGTCGGCGATAAAGGCAAAACTCTTAGTACCTTTCGGCGAATTTTTCCATGTAAGCGGCGGTGAGATATCCTTGCCATCACAGGTATATCTCTCGGGAATTGATCCTTTGTGTGTAAAAACGGTGCTCGTTAATTCAAACGCCTCAGATTGTCCCCTCTTCTCTTGACCTCCATATGCTGAAGAAATATAAAAATTACTGATAAGAAAGGCATAAATAATTACAAAAACAAACAATGAAATGATTTTTTTCATCTTACGCTCCTGGTTCAGTTTGGCTCGCCTGGATTTGGTTATCAATTATTTCTTAAGGAGAGAAACGCTAAATTAGTATGGTATTCATTAATTTTGCCTTAATTTTGCAACCCGTAAAACCAAATCTCGGCTATCTTATTCTAACTGACCTTGAACCCGAAAAATTTATCCAGCTTCGGACCCAGGCCGCGTGAAAAGACGCGTTTGGGCAGAAAGAGGTGGAGATTTTCCCTGGCGCCCATTATGTCATAGGCAAAATTCTTGCGCACAAAATCCCGGGCGACATGAACGCCTCGATCCGAATCAAAACCTTTGAAGAATAGCTCACCCCAGCTGTTGAGGTAATAAACCGAAGTATCAACGATCTCCTTGCTCCATTCCGGGGCCTGGGTATTGATGGACAAGAACATTTTTTTGATGCTGGCCGGCTTGAGCAGCTCCAGCTCGTCCACCTCCCGGTACTTGAGGGGAGTGAAGAAGGACGTCAGGGCTTTAAGCAGGTCCTGGAGATCAGGCACGGTGAAGTAATGAGGCCGGTTAGCCGGGCCTCGGTTGAGGTTAATGGTGGTGTTGGTGTTATAAATACGGTTGTGAACCAGCCAGGCCAGTATCTCATTTAAAAAGGAAGCGCTCTTGAGCAGGAAAGGATCGCTCTCTCCCTGAACGATACTTTGCCAGGAGAACATTCCTTGATAGGCATGCCACGTCTTCTCGCCGTTTTTTTCCAGCTGTTGCAGGGTCAGGCCTTTAAGAGCGGGCGGTTCGTCAATAACGCTCATGATGGAATCAACTTTATTGGGTCGGCGCGAGTAGTAGATGTAAAGTTTGCGGCCCAGGATGGTCATATCCCTCGAACTGATGTTCAGACCGATCTGTTCGGGCTGTTTTTTCTGCTCGTTCCGGATGTTTTTATAGGCTTTTATCAGGTAACGGTTGACCTCCTGATTGAATTCCTGAACCTCCTGAAACGACCAGTTTTTGTAATTGTTCAGTTTGTCCACGAAGCGGTGATTCCATTCCCACTGCCGGATGTTGTTGACCATGATCTGCTTCTTGCGAGGCAGGTCGGTGCGGCGGTAGTCGGGCAGGTTGAGTTTGACCGCGGATTTGAGGTACATGGAGCGGCGCAGCAGATTCAGGTCCTGCGGCCGCTTCGTTTTGGTAAAGTAATCACTCGCCCGGTCAAACATCAGGATATAAGGATCGAGCAGGCGGACATCCTCATCCTGAGAAAGCAGCCGGGTTTTCAACTCGTGGCAGAGCAGCCCTCTCTGGCCCTGACTGAAGAGGTATTCTTCCAGCAAGGCCAGCTTGAGCACGGACTTGAAGGGACTGCCCATGGTCTTGTTGATCTGCCAGATGGCCGCGCCGTAGAACTCGCCCAGGGAGATGTCACGAACATTGCCCAGATCTATAAGCTCGTTACGGTTGATGATCTGAGATTGGCTGATTAAAATTTTCAGCCGTTCATACTCATCATCCTTAATCCCCGGAGGCATGACCCACCACATGGGCGCCTGACCGGCGATTAGGGTCATGGAGCGGTAGAATTCCTCCTTGAGCAGCCTTCCCTGGGCCGTGCCTGAGCTTTCAGAATCCACCTCCCCAAAATCATCGGTCCGCACCGCATCAATGCTCAAGGGAAAGCAATGAACTTCGGCCCCGGCATAGTCGGAGGCCCACCGTTCGATGGCCTTCAGCTTCTCTCTAAAATCGGCCAACGCTTTTTCATCAAAGGCCTCACGATCAATACAGATCCAGTAATCAAAATCAGATTTGGCGGTCTGGGCAATGGAACCCAGGCTCCCGATCAGGCTCACGGATTTGATCGGCAGGCTGGGATCCAGACGCGCATGGGGATGTGACCTAGGCATGTCGCGGCCTGGAAAGGCCTGTTCAAAGGACTTCAAGGCCTGAGGCGGCAACTCAAGATTGTAAACGCCGTAAGGGCTCAAACGGCAAGCATCCTTGGCCGGTAAAAGATCAATGGCCGGAACGTGCATAAGATAGGGAATAAGATCAAAGATACCCTTCTTACGCTTGGATAAAAGCCGGTACAGGAAATCCTTTTTTCCGGCATTGTAAAGCTTGAAGATCTGCAGATTTTGATTAAGGACCTTGTCCTCGAACGAACTGCTAACCTCCTCGGGAAGAGGCCTCGAGGCAACGACTTCATCCCCTTTTTTACGACCTAATATTTTATCAAAAAAGCTCATAGCCGATTTATCTGCGCAGCCAGAAAGGCGGCCCCGAAACCGTTGTCAATATTGACCACAGCGACACCTGAAGCGCAGGAGTTGAGCATGGCCAGCAGGGCCGTCAGGCCCCCAAAGCTGGCTCCATAACCGACACTGGTGGGCACGGCTATCACCGGCTTATCCACCAGACCTCCAACGACACTGGGCAGTGCGCCTTCCATGCCCGCCACCACGACATAGACCGACGCCCCTTCCAGGCGGTCGGCCTGACCGAGCAGACGGTGCAGCCCGGCCACACCCACATCCCGGAGAAGGTCAACCTCATGCCCCAGGACCGAAGCGGTCACGAACGCTTCCTCCGCCACAGGGGCATCGCTGGTTCCGGCGGAGATGATCATTATCTTGCCTCGCCCCTTGACCTGGCGCGGCTTCTGGATCAGGGTCAGGGCCTGGGCTCGCGTGTGATAGGTCGCCTCGGGAAACTTCTCCTTAACCGCGGGTACGATCTCGGGAGGAAGTTTGGTCGCCAGCACATTCTCTCCGGCTTCAACGAGGCTGGTCATAATGCCGATAATTTCATCGGCCGTTTTACCCTGACCGAAAATAACCTCGGGATAGCCCTGGCGGAGGCTGCGGTGATGATCCACGGTGGCGTACCCGATTTCTTCAAAAGGAAACTTCTTCAGTTCAGCCAGGGCCTGATCTACGGACAGTTCCCCCTGACTGACTTTCTCCAGGGTTCCCCTGATGCTGTCGGGGTTCATGGTGAAGATAAAACCTCCTTTCGGTCCGGTTTCAACTCAAACACCGGCAGAAGTAACCTCGAAAAAGATTAACTTAATTAATATAAGCCAGATAAGATACTTTTACAAGTCAAAGCTCGGGGCATATTTTGGCTGAACGCCATGAGCCTTAAGCCAGGCCCAAGACACGAAAATTACTGAAGGAAATTACTTTATCGCCCGCGAGCTGCCATCTAAAAAAAGTAAACGACGTTAAAGGGCCAGGTAAGGCTCAAGGTACTCCTTCTTGATATCGTCGCAGATTCCTTTATGAGCCGGGTCATTCACCAGGTTGTTCAGCTCGTCCGGATCGTTCTTGAGATCGAAAAGTTCACAGGGCGCGCCCGTGGCTCGCTCAATGGTCAGGCGATACCTTTCGGTCGCGGCCATAACTAAATAAACATCTATAGCGCGGGACGAGATCGCGCTGAAGGCCGCTTCCCGGGGCGCGCCTTGGTCCTTCAAGAAAGGCAACAGAGAATGGGCATCTGAGCCCTGGATCGGATCAGCCCCCGCCACATCGAGGATGGTGCCTGTCAGGTCAATAGACTCGATAATCCCGTCCTCCACCTTCGGCTTCATGCCTTCAGGCGGGCGCATAATGGCTGGCACAAGGACCGATGATTTGTAAAAATTCATCTTGGCCATGAGGTTGTGGTCGCCAAGCATCTCGCCATGATCCGCAGAGTAGAAGAACCAGGTATTTTCGCCCAGACCCCGCTCTTCTATGGTTTTAATGATGTCGCCGATTCGTTGGTCAATCAAGGAAACCATACCGTAATACTGTCTGGCTCCCTGGAGGACGTACTCATCGGTGAGCAGGTGCGAGTTGCTGTGCTTGACGAGGCTGTCCAGGTATCGGCCAAATATTTCATTGGGTTTGACCGGCTCTTGTTTCGGGCCGCGCGGGATCTCGGCCTCCTGGTAATATTCGGCCCAGACAGGATCGCTCATCAAAGGCACGTGAGGCGCGACAAATGAGACCATGAGGAAAAACGGCTTGTGGCCATCGTAGTTATTCAGCCAGTCAATGGCCCGGTCGGCAATAAAGGAGGTCAGGTCGTCTTCCTGCGGCAGCACGCTGGTCAAAGCGTCCCAGTGCGTCGGCGTCAGCCGCCAGATGGACCTGATCTGCTTCTGGAAGGGTTCGAGCATTCCCCTGGCCCGCAGGTGCTCGGTGTAGGGGGTGATGAAATTCACCTCGGGGTAGGCGTGAACGTACCGGTCGAATTCCTCAAAAATGTAATCCAGACCAAAAGAGCGCACGAAGTCGCTGTACTGGCGGAGGTCAAATTCCTGGTGATCCGGCAGTTCCACCAAGGTTTCCTGGCGGAGGGAGTAGAAATGGGTCTTGCCAACCTTGGCCGTGGTGTACCCCGCTTTTTGAAGCTGCTTCATCATGGTGGGCCACTCGGGATCAAAGTCTTTGACGTGGTTCTGCGAGACGCCATGCTGGTGGGTATACTGCCCGGTAATGACTGAGGCTCGCGAAGGCTGGCACACCGGACTCTGGCAGTAGGTGCGGCTAAAACGCACGCCTTCGTTTGCCATGCCATCCAGGTTAGGGGTTTTGATCAGGTCATTTCCAGCGCACCCCAGGGCGTCGTGACGGTGCTGGTCGCTGAAAAAATAAATGATGTTTGGTTTAGATTCTGGCATTGCTTACCTCCTAGGCTCAAGCATATATTATGCGGTGGTGGTTTTTAAGTTTTCCGTTCAAGGGTCAAAGACGCCGCATGTGCTTTTATTTGAATGAATATAACATTGATGAGGGTAAAAATGCAATTGAAGCTAACTACCTTACCAGAAATGATTTAGATTCCTGAGATGATAAGCACATGGCCGCTCTAGCCCTTGACACTTGACAGAAATGTCTGCTTGTTAGATATTTAGTCCGCTCAGGGGTTCACCTCTGGCCAGCATTACGACAGGAGTTTAAACATGCGCGTCCTTTCTGGAATACAACCTTCAGGCTCGCTTCATATCGGCAACTACTTCGGTATGATGCAGTCCATGATCTCGTATCAGGCCCGGGCCGAACTCTTCGTCTTCATCGTCAACCTCCACGCCTTAACGACCCTCAACGACGCAGAGGAGCTGCGGGCCAACACGATAAGCGCGGCTGCTGACTTCCTGTCCCTGGGGTTGGAGCCGGAGAAGTGTATTTTTTGGGTTCAGGCCGACGTCCCCGAGGTGACTGAATTAACCTGGATTCTGAGCAATGTCACTTCCATGGGCCTCCTGGAGCGCTGCCATTCCTACAAGGACAAGGTGGGCAAAGGTTTCATCCCCAACCATGGCCTCTTTGCCTATCCGGTCCTCATGGCCGCCGATATTCTTCTTTACCAGTCGAACATCATACCGGTCGGCCGGGATCAGAAGCAGCATGTCGAGGTGGCTCGAGACATAGCCATTCGGTTCAATAATATTTTCGGTGAGACCTTTGTCGTTCCTGAGCCGGAAATAAATGAAGAGCTGGCCGTGATCCCGGGGATAGACGGACAGAAGATGTCCAAGTCTTATAACAACGCCATTGATATCTTCATCAATCGGGAAACCCTTGACAGGGATGTCATGAGAATCGTAACCGATTCCACGCCGGTGAGCGAACCCAAGAACCCCGACACCTGCAACCTCTTCGCCCTGTATAGCCTCTTTGCCACTCCTGAGGAGATCGAGGAGATGCGGGCCCGGTACCTGGCGCCAGGACTAAAATACGTTGAAGTGAAAAAAGAACTGGCCCAATACATCTGGGACTTTTTTAAGGAACCCCGGGGAAAACGCGCCCGCCTGCTGGCTGACCAGGACACGATCCGGGATATCCTCCACGAAGGTGCGAAAAAGGCCGGCGCTATCGCCAGGGAGACCATGGAGCTCGTCCGGGATCGCGTCGGGACCAATTATTAACCGTTGGTTGGAGCAGGATATGATCAGCCCTATCGCATGGAAGAACAATCAGGTGGTCATGATTGACCAGCGCCGGCTGCCTTGGCAGGAAGAATGGCTCCACTGCCAGAACTACCGGGAGGTGGCCCGGTGCATCAAAGAAATGGTCATCCGGGGAGCGCCGGCCATCGGCATTGCTGCGGCCATGGGCCTGGCCCTCGGCGCGCTCAAGATCAGGACCAGGAACCCTGACTCGTTTTACAGGCAGCTTAAAAAAATTAAAGACTACCTGGCCGGGCAGCGGCCGACCGCAGTAAACCTGATCTGGGCCTTAAATAGACAGGAGAAACTGGCCCTCTCCCTTCGCGGGCGGCCGGTGCATGAGATCAAAGACGCCCTCATCGCCGAAGCTCAGGCCATGCTGGAGGAGGATATCGCTATCAATCGCCGCATCGGGGCGAACGGGGTGCAGCTCGTTCCGGATGAGGCCGTCATCCTGACGCATTGCAATGCCGGAGCTCTGGCCACCGGCGGCTATGGCACGGCCCTGGGAGTGGTTCGAGCCGCGGTCGAGGCCGGGAAAAAGGTCCTGGTCCTGGCGGACGAAACCCGCCCCTTTCTCCAGGGCGCCAGGCTAACGGCCTGGGAGCTTCGGAAGGACTGCATCCCGGTCAAGGTCATCACCGATAATATGGCCGGCTATTTTCTCAAAATCGGCCGGATTAATCTAGTCGTGGTCGGAGCCGATCGCATCGCCGCCAACGGGGATGTAGCCAACAAGATCGGGACTTACTCCGTGGCGGTCCTGGCAAAAGAGAACAGGGTCCCTTTCTATGTTGCGGCCCCATTGTCCACCATTGACCGGGCGACCCGCACCGGGAAAGATATCCCCATTGAGGAACGAAACCCCAAGGAAGTCACCCATATCCGAGGAAGACGGATTACCCCTTCCGGCGTAAAGGTTCTTCACCCGGCCTTTGACGTCACTCCTCATAAATACATCAGCGCCCTCATCACCGAAGCCGGCCTGGCCCAAAAACCATACAACTCCAGCATCCGCACGCTGTTCAGGCAGGAGAGCGCCCGCAAAGCAGGAAGCCACGCCCCAAATTAATTTTAACAACAAGTTTTAGAGCTTTCAGAGAGAGGTGGCCAACCCCGCGCCCAGTTATTACACCTGTGGCGCTGTTTATTCCAGGCCGTACCTCTTGATTTTTTCACAAAAGGTGCTGCGGTCAATGCCCAGGGCCTGAGCAGCCCCGGTGCGGTGGCCACATGAAGGCCGATTTTACTCAGTACGCGCTCACAAGATTCACGAATATCCTCTTCATCGTCAATGATTAATATCTGTTGAGGCTCGTTCAAGATCGTTCAGGCGCCTCGAGCTTGTGAAATATTGTACACTATTATATTCTGTCCCACCTCGAATTGCGTGTCAACGATCATGTTCAACCTCCCATGCCAGGACCTTAACTCCCCCTTAATTACAGCAATTTCTTTAGAAAAAAAATGGAAATTGCAGGACATGGGGTATCTTCTTGACTG
Proteins encoded:
- a CDS encoding class I adenylate cyclase yields the protein MSFFDKILGRKKGDEVVASRPLPEEVSSSFEDKVLNQNLQIFKLYNAGKKDFLYRLLSKRKKGIFDLIPYLMHVPAIDLLPAKDACRLSPYGVYNLELPPQALKSFEQAFPGRDMPRSHPHARLDPSLPIKSVSLIGSLGSIAQTAKSDFDYWICIDREAFDEKALADFREKLKAIERWASDYAGAEVHCFPLSIDAVRTDDFGEVDSESSGTAQGRLLKEEFYRSMTLIAGQAPMWWVMPPGIKDDEYERLKILISQSQIINRNELIDLGNVRDISLGEFYGAAIWQINKTMGSPFKSVLKLALLEEYLFSQGQRGLLCHELKTRLLSQDEDVRLLDPYILMFDRASDYFTKTKRPQDLNLLRRSMYLKSAVKLNLPDYRRTDLPRKKQIMVNNIRQWEWNHRFVDKLNNYKNWSFQEVQEFNQEVNRYLIKAYKNIRNEQKKQPEQIGLNISSRDMTILGRKLYIYYSRRPNKVDSIMSVIDEPPALKGLTLQQLEKNGEKTWHAYQGMFSWQSIVQGESDPFLLKSASFLNEILAWLVHNRIYNTNTTINLNRGPANRPHYFTVPDLQDLLKALTSFFTPLKYREVDELELLKPASIKKMFLSINTQAPEWSKEIVDTSVYYLNSWGELFFKGFDSDRGVHVARDFVRKNFAYDIMGARENLHLFLPKRVFSRGLGPKLDKFFGFKVS
- a CDS encoding sulfatase-like hydrolase/transferase, whose translation is MPESKPNIIYFFSDQHRHDALGCAGNDLIKTPNLDGMANEGVRFSRTYCQSPVCQPSRASVITGQYTHQHGVSQNHVKDFDPEWPTMMKQLQKAGYTTAKVGKTHFYSLRQETLVELPDHQEFDLRQYSDFVRSFGLDYIFEEFDRYVHAYPEVNFITPYTEHLRARGMLEPFQKQIRSIWRLTPTHWDALTSVLPQEDDLTSFIADRAIDWLNNYDGHKPFFLMVSFVAPHVPLMSDPVWAEYYQEAEIPRGPKQEPVKPNEIFGRYLDSLVKHSNSHLLTDEYVLQGARQYYGMVSLIDQRIGDIIKTIEERGLGENTWFFYSADHGEMLGDHNLMAKMNFYKSSVLVPAIMRPPEGMKPKVEDGIIESIDLTGTILDVAGADPIQGSDAHSLLPFLKDQGAPREAAFSAISSRAIDVYLVMAATERYRLTIERATGAPCELFDLKNDPDELNNLVNDPAHKGICDDIKKEYLEPYLAL
- a CDS encoding YbhB/YbcL family Raf kinase inhibitor-like protein, with amino-acid sequence MKKIISLFVFVIIYAFLISNFYISSAYGGQEKRGQSEAFELTSTVFTHKGSIPERYTCDGKDISPPLTWKNSPKGTKSFAFIADDPDAPVGTWVHWVLYNLTAKTRTLPEDVPPKAELPDGSRHGRNSWGRKSYGGPCPPSGTHRYFFKLYALDEVLDLASGASKDKLLKAMKGHILGQTELMGEYSR
- the trpS gene encoding tryptophan--tRNA ligase; the protein is MRVLSGIQPSGSLHIGNYFGMMQSMISYQARAELFVFIVNLHALTTLNDAEELRANTISAAADFLSLGLEPEKCIFWVQADVPEVTELTWILSNVTSMGLLERCHSYKDKVGKGFIPNHGLFAYPVLMAADILLYQSNIIPVGRDQKQHVEVARDIAIRFNNIFGETFVVPEPEINEELAVIPGIDGQKMSKSYNNAIDIFINRETLDRDVMRIVTDSTPVSEPKNPDTCNLFALYSLFATPEEIEEMRARYLAPGLKYVEVKKELAQYIWDFFKEPRGKRARLLADQDTIRDILHEGAKKAGAIARETMELVRDRVGTNY
- the mtnA gene encoding S-methyl-5-thioribose-1-phosphate isomerase, producing MISPIAWKNNQVVMIDQRRLPWQEEWLHCQNYREVARCIKEMVIRGAPAIGIAAAMGLALGALKIRTRNPDSFYRQLKKIKDYLAGQRPTAVNLIWALNRQEKLALSLRGRPVHEIKDALIAEAQAMLEEDIAINRRIGANGVQLVPDEAVILTHCNAGALATGGYGTALGVVRAAVEAGKKVLVLADETRPFLQGARLTAWELRKDCIPVKVITDNMAGYFLKIGRINLVVVGADRIAANGDVANKIGTYSVAVLAKENRVPFYVAAPLSTIDRATRTGKDIPIEERNPKEVTHIRGRRITPSGVKVLHPAFDVTPHKYISALITEAGLAQKPYNSSIRTLFRQESARKAGSHAPN
- the larB gene encoding nickel pincer cofactor biosynthesis protein LarB, producing the protein MNPDSIRGTLEKVSQGELSVDQALAELKKFPFEEIGYATVDHHRSLRQGYPEVIFGQGKTADEIIGIMTSLVEAGENVLATKLPPEIVPAVKEKFPEATYHTRAQALTLIQKPRQVKGRGKIMIISAGTSDAPVAEEAFVTASVLGHEVDLLRDVGVAGLHRLLGQADRLEGASVYVVVAGMEGALPSVVGGLVDKPVIAVPTSVGYGASFGGLTALLAMLNSCASGVAVVNIDNGFGAAFLAAQINRL